ACTTCGGTGCGAACGATTTTGGCAGCCTAATGCTCGAAGAGAACGTCGTCAAAAGTGCGGGAGTCAGCTTCCGCATTACACTTGACGAAATGCAACGCGCCATTACGCAAGCGGGATTTATCCCGATGCAACGCGATGTGTATTATCGCCCGGTCGGGCAGGAGGTTTAGATGAAACCAGTTGATATTTGCGTCATCACATCGTGCGACGCCTTTGGTGACCACGTGACGACAGCAAGCGAAGCACTGGCGGGCGGCGCAACGCTGATTCAGCTCCGCGACAAAAAACTCGATACGGACGGCGTACTTGACGTCGCGCGCAAAATCATGGAGCTGAAAAACAAATTTCACTTTACTTTTATCGTCAACGACTCGGTAGAAGTGGCGCTGAAAAGCGATGCCGACGGGGTGCACCTTGGCCAAGAAGACGATCAAATATCCTTTGCCCGCGAAGTGCTGGGCGAAGGGAAGTTGATTGGCATCTCGACGCATTCACTGGAAGAAGC
This genomic interval from Chrysiogenes arsenatis DSM 11915 contains the following:
- the thiE gene encoding thiamine phosphate synthase, which codes for MKPVDICVITSCDAFGDHVTTASEALAGGATLIQLRDKKLDTDGVLDVARKIMELKNKFHFTFIVNDSVEVALKSDADGVHLGQEDDQISFAREVLGEGKLIGISTHSLEEARKAVAAGADYIGFGPMFETMSKDSTYTPRNRDEFRRIVQEITVPIFVIGGVTRERFRELLIAPHVGAAVIGAVXRRVT